Proteins found in one Balaenoptera acutorostrata chromosome 17, mBalAcu1.1, whole genome shotgun sequence genomic segment:
- the JRK gene encoding jerky protein homolog — MASKAAAGRSPGEKRKRVVLTLKEKMDICRRLEKGESRKALMQEYNVGMSTLYDIRAHKAQLLRFFANSDSDKALAHRRTLHTPKLEHLDRVLYEWFLVKRAEGVPVSGPMLIEKAKDFYEQMQLTEPCVFSGGWLWRFKARHGIKKLDASSEKQAADHQAAEQFCGFFRSLTAEHGLSPEQVYNADETGLFWRSSPSPSPEGGAVPGPKQNKDRLTVLMCANATGSHRIKPLVVGKCGGPKAVQGIQHLPVAYKAQGNAWVDKEIFTDWFHHIFVPAVKEHFQAVALPEDSKAILLLDGSRAHPREAELVSENIFTIFLPASVTSLIQPMDQGIRRDFMRNFVTPRGTLQAFTPRCSVHDAVLDVACAWNAVPGGVFSRAWRKLWPEVTLVEGSSSEEEPERLRTKPPDQTFVHIPGLGGGAPARLGGAATGSPEPAVAGEGDEVAWEQAAASFDAVVRFAEGKPCFSAQEVGQLRALRSAFGRRQQAQRRRALRAAVKLEAPWEHSGPRGAPPRSPLPGSSTAGEA; from the coding sequence ATGGCCTCCAAGGCGGCTGCCGGGAGGAGCCCCGGGGAGAAGCGCAAGAGGGTGGTGCTGACCCTGAAGGAGAAGATGGACATCTGCCGGCGCCTGGAGaagggggagagcaggaaggcGCTGATGCAGGAGTACAACGTGGGCATGTCCACCCTGTACGACATCAGGGCCCAcaaggcccagctgctccgcttCTTCGCCAACTCCGACTCAGACAAGGCCCTGGCGCACCGGCGCACGCTGCACACGCCCAAGCTCGAGCACCTGGACCGCGTGCTGTACGAGTGGTTCCTGGTGAAGCGCGCCGAGGGCGTGCCCGTCTCGGGCCCCATGCTCATTGAAAAGGCCAAGGACTTCTACGAGCAGATGCAGCTGACCGAGCCCTGCGTGTTTTCTGGCGGCTGGCTCTGGCGTTTTAAGGCCAGACACGGCATCAAGAAGCTGGATGCGTCCAGCGAGAAACAGGCAGCCGACCACCAGGCTGCAGAGCAGTTCTGCGGCTTCTTCCGGAGCTTAACCGCCGAGCACGGCCTGTCCCCTGAGCAGGTGTACAACGCTGATGAGACCGGCCTCTTCTGGCGCAGCTCGCCCAGTCCCAGCCCGGAGGGCGGGGCGGTGCCCGGCCCCAAGCAGAACAAGGACAGGCTGACCGTCCTCATGTGCGCCAACGCCACGGGCTCCCACAGGATCAAACCCTTGGTGGTCGGGAAATGCGGCGGCCCCAAGGCGGTCCAGGGCATCCAGCACCTGCCTGTCGCGTACAAGGCCCAAGGTAACGCGTGGGTGGACAAGGAGATTTTTACTGACTGGTTCCATCACATCTTTGTGCCCGCGGTGAAGGAGCACTTCCAAGCCGTGGCTCTGCCTGAAGACAGCAAGGCCATCCTTCTGCTGGACGGCTCCCGGGCCCACCCGCGGGAGGCCGAGCTGGTTTCGGAGAACATTTTCACCATCTTCCTGCCCGCCAGCGTCACCTCCCTGATCCAGCCCATGGACCAGGGCATTCGGAGGGATTTCATGAGGAACTTCGTCACCCCTCGCGGCACGCTGCAGGCCTTCACCCCCCGCTGCAGCGTGCACGATGCCGTGCTCGACGTGGCCTGCGCCTGGAACGCGGTGCCGGGCGGCGTCTTCAGCCGGGCCTGGAGGAAGCTGTGGCCCGAGGTCACGCTCGTCGAAGGCTCGTCTTCAGAGGAGGAGCCCGAGCGCCTCAGGACGAAGCCTCCTGACCAGACCTTCGTGCACATCCCCGGGCTCGGGGGAGGCGCCCCGGCCCGCCTAGGGGGCGCGGCCACGGGGAGTCCCGAGCCGGCCGTGGCCGGGGAGGGTGACGAGGTGGCCTGGGAGCAGGCAGCTGCATCCTTCGACGCTGTGGTGCGCTTTGCGGAGGGGAAGCCCTGCTTCTCGGCACAGGAGGTGGGCCAGCTGCGCGCGCTGCGCTCCGCGTTCGGCAGGCGGCAGCAGGCACAGCGGCGCAGGGCCCTCCGGGCCGCAGTCAAGCTCGAGGCCCCCTGGGAGCACTCTGGGCCTCGCGGCGCCCCGCCTCGCTCCCCTCTGCCCGGCTCGTCCACAGCGGGTGAGGCCTGA